In the genome of Entelurus aequoreus isolate RoL-2023_Sb linkage group LG15, RoL_Eaeq_v1.1, whole genome shotgun sequence, one region contains:
- the gad2 gene encoding glutamate decarboxylase 2 — protein sequence MASPGFWSLGGDNPGSQSPNTPRAWCQAAAQKLSGGLGSKLCALLNVGEVEKAAAEPDAKQPLQTATGECGCNKTCNCTKAPVVFSDLYSTDLLPAMDGDAKTMTFLQEVVDILLAYIVESFDRDTKVIDFHYPNELLQMNNWELQHEPTSLDDILISCRATLKYAIKTAHPRYFNQLSTGLDMVGLAADWLTSTANTNMFTYEVAPVFVLLEYVTLKKMREIVGWQDGRGDGIFSPGGAISNMYAMLLARFKMFPEVKEKGMSSVPRLVAFTSEHSHFSIKKGAAALGIGTESVICIKVDESGKMIPADLERRILEAKQKGFVPFFVSATAGTTVYGAFDPLIAISDICKKYNVWMHVDGAWGGSLLMSRRHRWKLDGVERANSVTWNPHKMMSVPLQCSALLVREEGLMQNCNQMHACYLFQQDKHYDLSYDTGDKALQCGRHVDIFKLWLMWRAKGTIGFEAQIDKCLELSEYLYNKIKDREGYEMVFDGKPQHTNVCFWYLPPGIRYMEDKEEKQKRLHKVAPVIKARMMEYGTTMVSYQPQGDKVNFFRMVISNPAATFEDIDFLIEEIERLGQDL from the exons ATGGCGTCCCCAGGCTTCTGGTCCCTCGGTGGGGACAATCCGGGCAGCCAGAGCCCCAACACGC CCCGGGCTTGGTGCCAGGCAGCGGCCCAGAAACTGTCTGGAGGGCTCGGATCAAAATTATGTg CGCTGCTGAACGTCGGGGAGGTGGAGAAAGCTGCAGCGGAGCCCGACGCCAAGCAGCCCCTGCAGACGGCGACGGGAGAATGCGGCTGCAACAAAACCTGCAACTGCACCAAAGCTCCTGTGGTCTTCTCCGACCTCTATTCAACAG ACCTTCTTCCAGCCATGGACGGCGACGCCAAGACCATGACCTTCCTGCAGGAGGTGGTGGACATCCTGCTGGCCTACATCGTGGAGTCATTCGACCGCGACACCAAAGTGATCGACTTCCATTACCCCAACGAGCTGCTGCAGATGAACAACTGGGAGCTGCAGCATGAGCCCACCTCGCTGGACGACATCTTGATCAGCTGCCGTGCCACCCTCAAGTACGCCATCAAGACAG CCCACCCGAGGTACTTCAACCAGCTCTCCACAGGGTTAGACATGGTCGGTCTGGCTGCTGACTGGCTGACGTCCACCGCCAACACCAACAT GTTCACCTACGAGGTGGCGCCAGTGTTTGTGCTGCTGGAGTACGTCACGCTGAAGAAGATGAGGGAGATTGTTGGCTGGCAGGACGGCCGCGGAGACGGCATCTTCTCCCCTG GTGGTGCTATTTCCAACATGTACGCTATGCTGTTGGCCCGCTTCAAGATGTTCCCAGAAGTCAAAGAGAAAGGGATGTCATCTGTTCCTAGGCTGGTGGCCTTCACCTCCGAACAT AGTCATTTTTCCATCAAGAAAGGAGCAGCAGCTCTTGGTATCGGCACAGAGAGCGTCATCTGCATCAAGGTCGATGAAAG TGGCAAGATGATCCCTGCTGACCTGGAGAGGAGGATACTGGAGGCCAAACAAAAG GGTTTCGTGCCGTTTTTTGTGAGCGCTACGGCCGGCACCACGGTGTACGGCGCCTTCGACCCTCTCATCGCCATTTCGGACATTTGCAAAAAGTACAACGTCTGGATGCACGTGGAT GGTGCATGGGGAGGAAGTCTGCTCATGTCCCGGAGACACAGGTGGAAGTTGGATGGCGTTGAGAG GGCCAATTCAGTGACTTGGAACCCACACAAGATGATGTCCGTCCCCCTGCAGTGTTCTGCCCTGCTGGTGCGAGAGGAG GGTCTGATGCAGAACTGCAACCAGATGCACGCCTGCTACCTGTTCCAGCAGGACAAGCACTACGACCTGTCTTACGACACCGGAGACAAAGCGCTGCAGTGCGGACGCCATGTTGACATCTTCAAGCTGTGGCTCATGTGGAGGGCCAAG GGTACCATCGGGTTTGAGGCTCAGATTGACAAGTGTCTGGAGCTGTCCGAGTATCTGTACAACAAGATTAAGGACAGGGAAGGATACGAGATGGTGTTTGACGGCAAA CCTCAGCACACCAACGTCTGCTTCTGGTACCTTCCACCGGGGATACGCTACATGGAGGATAAAGAGGAGAAGCAGAAACGCTTGCACAAG GTGGCGCCAGTCATCAAAGCCCGCATGATGGAGTACGGCACCACCATGGTCAGCTACCAGCCGCAGGGGGACAAGGTCAACTTCTTCCGCATGGTCATCTCCAATCCGGCCGCCACCTTTGAGGACATCGACTTTCTTATCGAGGAGATCGAGCGCCTGGGCCAAGATCTATAA